In Dehalococcoidia bacterium, the following are encoded in one genomic region:
- a CDS encoding response regulator, whose amino-acid sequence MGKLPAEGDGATIIVADDSAAHRTRLQSILTLAGYQVLTARDGQEALDLAFSRTPDLVLLDVAMPRLSGLEVCKRLRQAPQFRETPVVLVTPRYGPVSKVESIEADCDDLLTKPVDAVELVARVRSLLRLRRLREDLTRTERIVLVLARAVEAKTPDIQGHLERIASYAEMLGREVGLSGRSLREMRFGMLLHDIGKIGVPDAILEKAGALTPEEYEVVKRHPAVGFDICRPLVDNPLVLDAIRHHHERWDGKGYPDGLKGDAIPMVARITTVVDSYDAMTSDRSYQQARTQGLALAELRSQAGRQFDPALVDAFRRAIEQQKR is encoded by the coding sequence ATGGGGAAGTTGCCCGCCGAAGGAGACGGCGCCACGATCATCGTGGCCGACGATAGCGCCGCCCATCGGACGCGTCTTCAGAGCATTCTGACGTTGGCGGGATACCAGGTCCTGACCGCGCGGGACGGCCAGGAGGCCCTGGACCTGGCGTTCAGCAGGACTCCCGACCTCGTCCTTCTGGACGTGGCCATGCCCCGGCTGTCCGGCCTGGAGGTCTGCAAGCGGCTCCGCCAGGCGCCCCAGTTCCGCGAGACCCCTGTCGTGCTTGTCACACCCCGCTACGGACCGGTGAGCAAGGTCGAAAGCATTGAGGCGGACTGCGACGACCTGCTGACCAAGCCCGTGGACGCGGTCGAACTGGTGGCGCGCGTACGGTCGCTCCTGCGGCTCCGCCGTCTGCGAGAGGACCTGACGCGCACGGAGCGCATCGTCCTCGTCCTGGCGCGCGCCGTCGAGGCGAAGACTCCGGATATCCAGGGACATCTGGAGCGGATCGCCTCCTATGCCGAGATGCTGGGCCGGGAGGTGGGCCTCTCCGGGCGTTCGCTCCGGGAGATGCGCTTCGGAATGTTGCTGCACGACATCGGGAAGATTGGTGTCCCCGATGCCATTCTGGAGAAGGCGGGCGCCCTCACGCCGGAGGAGTATGAGGTGGTCAAGCGGCATCCTGCCGTGGGCTTCGACATCTGCCGGCCTCTGGTGGACAATCCGCTGGTGCTGGACGCCATCCGGCATCACCACGAGCGATGGGACGGCAAGGGCTATCCGGACGGTTTGAAGGGCGATGCCATTCCGATGGTTGCCCGAATCACGACCGTCGTGGACTCGTATGATGCCATGACCAGCGACCGCTCGTACCAGCAGGCCCGAACACAGGGCCTGGCGCTGGCGGAACTCCGCAGCCAGGCGGGCCGCCAGTTTGACCCGGCGCTCGTTGACGCCTTCCGCCGTGCGATAGAGCAACAGAAGCGGTAG
- a CDS encoding thiamine pyrophosphate-dependent enzyme, translating into MSRMTTAQALEIIDRHRTDEVVIATMTAGSLWPQYSRSSRDFTHTAPMGSAPSIGLGVALGRPDLRVIVLDGDGSLRMNLGVLVTVGQEAPPNLVHVVFENGVYNLTGGQPVSGSDRPNTLVDIARATGYRNVHAFEDVESLDLAMNDLLLAPGPTFVSLRVSPALDIEQARAVSRSPAAQAKQSRRGWKNLHTLLNSPT; encoded by the coding sequence ATGTCACGCATGACCACGGCCCAGGCGCTGGAGATCATCGATCGTCACAGGACTGATGAGGTCGTCATCGCGACGATGACAGCGGGGAGTCTTTGGCCTCAATACAGCCGCTCGTCTCGCGACTTCACGCACACTGCGCCCATGGGCAGCGCGCCGAGCATCGGTCTTGGCGTCGCGCTTGGGCGGCCTGATCTGCGCGTCATCGTTTTGGACGGCGACGGCAGCCTGCGCATGAACCTGGGCGTGCTGGTGACGGTGGGGCAGGAGGCGCCTCCGAACCTTGTCCACGTGGTGTTCGAGAACGGCGTTTACAACCTGACGGGCGGACAGCCGGTCTCCGGCAGCGACCGTCCGAATACGCTGGTGGACATTGCGCGCGCAACGGGATACCGGAACGTACACGCATTCGAGGATGTGGAGTCGCTGGACCTGGCGATGAACGACCTCCTGCTCGCGCCTGGGCCGACGTTCGTTTCTCTGCGAGTGTCACCTGCGCTCGACATCGAGCAAGCTCGCGCGGTGAGCCGAAGTCCGGCGGCGCAGGCCAAGCAGTCGCGCCGAGGTTGGAAGAATCTGCACACCTTGCTGAATTCGCCTACCTAG
- a CDS encoding (Fe-S)-binding protein: MEIAQQAHASARRSTQDALTGQYDNMLACIRCGLCLSVCPTYQATMLEEESPRGRIAMARALAEGHLPVTSDLRRHEASCLVCEACTAICPTGVRMEEIQIALRSDAPRVSRPPVAGRLALAWVFPRMGLFRAAAGLLRFYQRSGIQTAARATGLLRLLGLAAADALTPPVPTHFLVPRGQEWGQGKPRAALFAGCVMSTLFADTDRRTVDVLMRCGRSVEATDGQGCCGALHAHAGDVARARRLAQRNIAAFERSPADAIVVNAAGCGNMLKKYPELFEDDAAWRERARRFSARVRDVTEYLDSLPDRPAPERMDIRAAYQDACHLASAQRITAAPRRLLQSIPGLELVEMRESALCCGSAGIYNLTQPRMGSTLRERKLDCALDTRPDVIVTANPGCLLHMQAGLAERKSIVRVMHIIDLLAKAYENSEAPKQPP, translated from the coding sequence ATGGAGATAGCGCAACAGGCCCACGCCTCCGCAAGGCGGAGCACACAGGACGCGTTGACAGGCCAGTACGACAACATGCTGGCCTGCATCCGGTGTGGCCTCTGTCTCTCCGTGTGCCCCACGTATCAGGCGACCATGCTGGAAGAGGAGTCGCCGCGCGGACGCATCGCCATGGCCCGCGCTCTGGCTGAAGGCCACCTGCCGGTCACGTCCGACCTGCGCCGCCACGAGGCGAGCTGCCTGGTCTGCGAGGCGTGTACCGCCATCTGTCCCACCGGCGTCCGCATGGAGGAGATACAAATCGCGTTGCGCTCGGATGCGCCGCGAGTCTCCCGTCCGCCCGTGGCGGGCCGTCTTGCCCTGGCATGGGTGTTCCCCCGCATGGGACTCTTCCGCGCCGCCGCAGGGCTGCTGCGCTTCTACCAGCGCTCGGGCATCCAGACCGCAGCGCGCGCCACGGGACTCCTGCGACTCCTGGGCCTGGCCGCCGCCGACGCCCTGACGCCGCCCGTCCCCACGCACTTCCTCGTGCCGCGAGGGCAAGAGTGGGGCCAGGGGAAGCCCCGGGCCGCCCTCTTCGCCGGGTGCGTCATGAGCACCCTGTTCGCCGACACCGACCGTCGCACAGTCGACGTGCTGATGCGGTGCGGGCGCAGCGTGGAGGCGACCGACGGCCAGGGCTGCTGCGGCGCGCTGCACGCCCACGCCGGCGACGTGGCGCGCGCGCGACGCCTGGCGCAACGGAACATCGCCGCATTCGAGCGTTCGCCCGCCGACGCCATCGTTGTGAATGCGGCGGGATGCGGCAACATGCTGAAGAAGTACCCCGAGCTGTTCGAGGACGACGCGGCCTGGCGTGAGCGGGCGCGGCGTTTCAGCGCGCGGGTGCGGGACGTGACGGAGTACCTGGACTCCCTGCCGGACCGGCCAGCGCCGGAGCGCATGGACATACGCGCCGCCTACCAGGACGCCTGCCATCTGGCCAGCGCCCAGCGCATCACGGCGGCGCCGCGGCGGCTGCTCCAGAGCATTCCCGGGCTGGAGTTGGTGGAGATGCGAGAGAGCGCCCTGTGCTGCGGCAGCGCGGGCATCTACAACCTGACTCAGCCCCGAATGGGGTCCACTCTGCGCGAGCGCAAGCTGGACTGCGCGCTGGACACGCGCCCCGATGTGATCGTCACCGCGAATCCGGGGTGTCTCCTGCACATGCAGGCGGGCCTGGCGGAACGTAAATCGATCGTCCGCGTCATGCACATCATCGACCTGCTTGCGAAGGCGTATGAAAACAGTGAAGCACCTAAACAACCGCCCTGA
- a CDS encoding D-2-hydroxyacid dehydrogenase produces MKQRTLVLGTRLSISDATIERIRRDHPALRVVDASADWTLVAGFKTIPPVAGAAWEAASQRLNKSLAEAEIIYSLQYIPLDLKAHAPKLRWIHFGGTGIDLTQGSDIHDGSLLLTNSRGALAVPIAEWVVTLMLMLAKQTRALEENQRRKRWERRDVGDLAGRTIGVLGLGNIGSATARLCKAFGMRVLATRRSCARRGPGDDGFTDEMFPPDQLHEMLAQCDFVAITLPSTPETRHIIGERELRALKPTAYIVNVGRGSLIDEPALIRALQEGRIVGAGLDVFEEEPPAPDNPLWSMPNVIVTPHMAGATVSHDDLVAAILLDNIRRYMAGEPLRNPVRPDMGY; encoded by the coding sequence ATGAAGCAACGCACGCTCGTCCTGGGCACACGCCTGAGCATCAGCGACGCGACCATCGAACGGATACGACGAGACCACCCGGCCCTGCGCGTCGTGGACGCCAGCGCCGACTGGACGCTGGTGGCGGGATTCAAGACCATTCCCCCCGTTGCGGGGGCGGCATGGGAGGCGGCAAGCCAGCGGCTCAACAAGAGCCTGGCCGAGGCGGAGATTATCTATTCCCTGCAGTACATCCCCCTCGACCTGAAGGCGCACGCGCCGAAGCTGCGCTGGATACACTTTGGCGGGACGGGCATTGACCTGACGCAGGGCAGCGACATCCACGACGGCAGCCTGCTGCTGACGAACAGTCGCGGCGCGCTGGCCGTGCCCATCGCCGAGTGGGTGGTCACGCTGATGCTGATGCTCGCCAAGCAGACCCGCGCGCTGGAGGAGAACCAGCGGCGGAAGCGGTGGGAACGACGTGACGTGGGAGACCTGGCGGGCAGGACTATCGGCGTCCTGGGGCTGGGGAACATCGGCTCGGCGACGGCGCGCCTGTGCAAGGCATTCGGGATGCGCGTGCTGGCGACGCGCCGCTCCTGCGCGCGCCGCGGGCCAGGCGACGACGGCTTTACCGACGAGATGTTCCCGCCAGACCAACTCCATGAGATGCTGGCCCAATGCGACTTCGTGGCGATCACGCTGCCGTCCACGCCGGAGACGCGCCACATCATCGGCGAGCGGGAGCTGCGCGCGCTCAAGCCGACCGCTTACATCGTGAACGTGGGGCGCGGCTCGCTCATTGACGAACCTGCGCTCATTCGCGCCCTGCAGGAGGGACGAATAGTCGGAGCAGGGCTGGACGTTTTTGAAGAGGAGCCGCCCGCGCCGGACAATCCGCTCTGGAGCATGCCCAACGTGATTGTGACGCCGCACATGGCGGGGGCCACGGTGAGCCACGACGACCTTGTGGCGGCCATCCTTCTGGACAACATCCGCCGCTATATGGCGGGCGAGCCGCTGCGGAACCCCGTGCGGCCCGACATGGGGTACTGA
- a CDS encoding cobalamin biosynthesis protein translates to MTTSEPQQAAHASGGPRVAVMAITKHSAALSQRLRDLLPGADLFIPDKFASQVSGDRATLFNEKVSEKLGELFTSYDNLVLFISLGAVVRMLAGHLKDKRYDPGVVVVDDRGRFAISVLSGHMGGANALARRVADLLGAQPVITTASDVGGTIAVDLFGRDLGWRMESDAHVTQVSAAVVNEEPVGVLVETGESDWWPAGKPLPASIRVYATLDELAAANPNAALIVTDRLLDESYAALFKKAVVYRPRSLAVGVGCKKGAAADDIERLVRQTLQDAGLSVKSVRNLASIDAKRGEPGLEEVARRLGVPIVYYTAEQLNAVEGVESESKAALAAVGAKGVCEPAALLSAGARRLLVSKRKTTSVTVAVARMEFSKGK, encoded by the coding sequence GTGACTACGAGCGAGCCACAGCAAGCCGCGCATGCGAGCGGCGGGCCGCGCGTCGCGGTGATGGCAATTACGAAGCACAGCGCCGCGCTCTCCCAGAGGCTCCGCGACCTGCTGCCCGGCGCCGACCTCTTCATCCCGGACAAGTTCGCCTCGCAGGTGAGCGGCGACCGCGCCACGCTGTTCAATGAGAAGGTAAGCGAGAAGCTCGGCGAGCTTTTCACCAGCTACGATAACCTGGTCCTGTTCATCTCCCTGGGCGCGGTCGTGCGCATGCTGGCGGGCCACCTCAAGGACAAGCGCTACGACCCGGGCGTCGTCGTCGTGGACGACCGCGGGCGCTTCGCCATCAGCGTGCTGTCCGGCCACATGGGCGGCGCCAACGCCTTGGCCCGGCGCGTCGCCGACCTGCTGGGCGCGCAGCCCGTGATTACCACCGCGTCGGACGTGGGCGGGACCATCGCCGTGGACCTCTTCGGGCGCGACCTCGGCTGGCGCATGGAGAGCGATGCCCACGTGACGCAGGTGAGCGCGGCGGTGGTCAACGAGGAGCCGGTGGGCGTGCTCGTGGAGACGGGCGAGTCCGACTGGTGGCCCGCGGGCAAGCCGCTGCCCGCCAGCATCCGCGTGTACGCCACGCTCGACGAGCTGGCCGCGGCCAACCCGAACGCGGCGCTCATCGTCACCGACCGGCTATTGGACGAAAGCTACGCCGCGCTTTTCAAAAAGGCGGTTGTGTACCGGCCCCGGAGCCTGGCCGTCGGCGTCGGGTGCAAGAAGGGCGCTGCCGCCGACGACATCGAGCGCCTCGTCCGGCAGACGCTTCAAGACGCGGGCCTGTCGGTCAAGAGCGTGCGCAACCTGGCGAGCATTGACGCCAAGCGCGGCGAGCCGGGCCTAGAGGAGGTCGCGCGACGCCTGGGCGTGCCCATCGTTTACTACACCGCTGAGCAGTTGAACGCCGTCGAGGGCGTGGAGAGCGAGTCGAAGGCGGCGCTGGCGGCCGTGGGCGCCAAGGGCGTCTGCGAGCCCGCCGCGCTGCTGAGCGCAGGCGCGCGGCGTCTGCTGGTGAGCAAGCGCAAGACAACCAGCGTCACCGTGGCCGTCGCGCGGATGGAGTTCAGCAAAGGCAAATAG
- a CDS encoding excisionase family DNA-binding protein: MEDTEKLVISVDEAAKLLALSRSSAYAGVKNGQIPSIKVGRRILIPRAALLAKLAGGGAAQGSGAEGARSDGRS; encoded by the coding sequence ATGGAAGATACCGAGAAGTTGGTTATCAGCGTGGACGAAGCAGCCAAGTTGCTCGCTCTGAGCCGCTCTTCAGCCTACGCTGGGGTAAAAAACGGGCAAATACCTTCAATCAAAGTAGGTCGCAGAATACTTATCCCAAGGGCGGCCCTCCTGGCGAAGTTGGCGGGCGGCGGTGCGGCGCAGGGCAGCGGGGCGGAAGGTGCGCGGAGCGATGGGCGCTCCTAA
- a CDS encoding D-2-hydroxyacid dehydrogenase family protein: protein MARIAVLDDYQNVARRIADWSLLRAHEVVFFRDHLEDEGAVAKRLHDFDFVIAMRERTPFPDSLLRQLPSLRLLVTTGRRNASFDTDAATKLGIVVSYTGGTSTSTADLTIGLMIAVMRHITKEDRTVREGHWQRTVGVALGGKTLGVIGLGTIGSHIAQIAQALRMHVVAWSQNLTAARAAECGARFVSKLELLQTSDVVTIHLRLSPRTRGLLGADDLALMKRTAYLINTSRGPIVDEAALVSALNDGTIAGAGLDTFDQEPLPKGHPLLTARNTVLTPHLGYVTEDSYHTYYTDAIESILSFVDGKPLRVLNPEVLDSPARRR from the coding sequence ATGGCGCGCATAGCTGTGCTCGACGACTACCAGAATGTCGCGCGGCGGATAGCCGACTGGAGCCTGCTGCGCGCCCACGAGGTCGTGTTCTTCCGCGACCACCTGGAGGACGAGGGCGCGGTCGCGAAGCGGCTCCACGACTTTGATTTCGTCATCGCCATGCGCGAGCGGACGCCGTTCCCCGACTCGCTCCTGAGGCAACTGCCGTCGCTGCGGCTGCTCGTGACCACGGGCCGCCGCAACGCTTCCTTTGACACGGATGCGGCGACGAAGCTGGGTATTGTCGTAAGCTACACCGGAGGGACGAGCACGAGCACCGCCGATCTGACTATCGGCCTGATGATTGCGGTGATGCGGCACATCACGAAGGAAGACCGCACCGTGCGGGAGGGCCACTGGCAGCGGACGGTGGGCGTGGCGCTCGGTGGAAAAACCCTTGGGGTCATCGGCCTCGGCACCATTGGCTCACACATCGCGCAAATAGCGCAAGCGCTGCGGATGCACGTCGTGGCGTGGAGCCAGAACCTCACGGCGGCGCGCGCCGCGGAGTGCGGCGCGAGGTTCGTGTCCAAGCTGGAGCTGCTTCAGACGTCAGACGTGGTCACCATCCACCTCCGGCTGAGTCCGCGCACGCGGGGCCTGCTGGGCGCGGACGACCTGGCGCTGATGAAGCGGACCGCCTACCTCATCAACACGTCGCGCGGGCCAATCGTTGACGAGGCCGCGCTGGTGAGCGCGCTGAACGACGGGACGATAGCGGGCGCGGGGCTCGACACCTTCGACCAGGAGCCGTTGCCCAAGGGGCATCCGCTGCTGACGGCGCGGAACACTGTCCTGACACCACACCTCGGCTACGTGACCGAGGATTCCTACCACACCTACTACACGGATGCGATCGAGAGCATCCTGTCGTTCGTGGACGGCAAGCCGCTGCGGGTGCTCAATCCGGAGGTGCTGGACTCACCCGCAAGGCGGCGGTAG
- a CDS encoding type II toxin-antitoxin system RelE/ParE family toxin, producing the protein MVRQAHHERENTNCQQSLESALASEGHAGEALKGDFAGLFRLRVGDYRVIYARTNEGYLVLRIGHRREVYRQGRP; encoded by the coding sequence ATGGTTCGACAAGCTCACCACGAGCGGGAAAATACCAATTGTCAACAGAGCCTGGAGTCCGCGCTTGCGTCCGAGGGCCACGCGGGAGAGGCGTTGAAGGGCGACTTCGCGGGGCTGTTCAGGCTGCGCGTCGGCGACTACCGCGTCATCTACGCGCGCACGAACGAAGGCTACCTGGTGCTCCGCATCGGCCACCGGCGGGAGGTGTATAGACAAGGCAGGCCGTAA
- a CDS encoding ribbon-helix-helix domain-containing protein: protein MTTSVSIRLPVETARALEELARATERPKTYLIVKALQAYLAEQADYQVALDRLRDKDDPVISASELRKRLGRKTN from the coding sequence GTGACGACGTCCGTCTCCATCCGGCTGCCCGTGGAGACCGCCCGCGCGCTGGAGGAGCTTGCCAGAGCGACGGAGCGGCCCAAGACCTACCTCATCGTTAAAGCGTTGCAGGCGTATCTGGCGGAGCAGGCCGACTATCAGGTGGCGCTCGACCGCCTGCGCGACAAGGACGACCCCGTGATCTCCGCGTCCGAGCTGCGGAAGCGCCTTGGCCGCAAAACGAATTAG
- a CDS encoding CoA ester lyase gives MPIDPKPLRSVLYVPGNKPEWMRKAPKYGADGLVFDLEDSVPPVERPAARKFVREALREMGAEHTLLVRVNGIDTGTTADDLEAVVCKGLYAVFLPKARGPEDVVELDVLLSTFERRAGVEVGRTIIVPGLETARAMREAYEVFTASKRVENCGAVVSNGGDIAKALSLMWTRDAKESLFLRSKILLDARAAGTRYPMGGLWTDIKDLDGLRAFATEMRHIGYTGLRLIHPSHVAVVNEVFSPTPEEIAYWRGLVEALSEAEKRGTTAITYKGDMVDTAMVRTGTQTLELARKLGLIK, from the coding sequence ATGCCCATTGATCCCAAGCCGCTCCGCTCCGTGCTGTACGTCCCCGGCAACAAGCCGGAATGGATGCGCAAGGCGCCCAAGTACGGCGCCGACGGGCTTGTCTTCGACCTGGAGGACTCGGTCCCGCCCGTCGAACGGCCCGCCGCCCGCAAGTTCGTGCGGGAGGCCCTGCGGGAGATGGGCGCGGAGCACACGCTGCTCGTGCGGGTGAACGGCATTGACACGGGCACGACCGCCGACGACCTTGAGGCCGTGGTCTGCAAGGGCCTGTACGCGGTCTTCCTGCCCAAGGCGCGCGGGCCGGAGGACGTGGTGGAGCTGGACGTGCTACTGTCCACCTTCGAGCGGCGCGCGGGCGTCGAGGTGGGCCGGACGATCATCGTGCCGGGGCTGGAGACGGCGCGAGCCATGCGCGAAGCCTACGAGGTGTTCACGGCGTCCAAACGGGTGGAGAACTGCGGGGCCGTCGTCTCGAACGGCGGCGACATCGCGAAGGCGCTGAGCCTCATGTGGACGCGGGACGCGAAGGAGAGCCTCTTCCTGCGCTCCAAGATCCTGCTGGACGCCCGCGCCGCGGGGACACGCTACCCCATGGGCGGCCTCTGGACGGACATCAAGGACCTGGACGGCCTGCGCGCCTTCGCCACGGAGATGCGGCACATCGGCTACACGGGGCTGCGGCTCATCCATCCCTCGCATGTGGCCGTGGTGAACGAGGTCTTCTCGCCCACCCCGGAGGAGATCGCCTACTGGCGGGGGCTGGTGGAGGCGCTTTCCGAGGCGGAGAAGCGCGGCACCACGGCCATCACGTACAAGGGCGACATGGTGGACACGGCGATGGTCCGCACGGGCACGCAGACGCTGGAGTTGGCGCGGAAGCTGGGGCTGATCAAGTAG
- a CDS encoding alpha/beta fold hydrolase, translating into MPTTRVTFPNLRGQTLVGLLEKPDASTGKLPAVVLCHGFTGFKEVKYLVRLAQALRDAGFACLRFDYADGIGESDGSCEDMLLTHQIEDTFAAINFLEADPNVDGQRIGLAGHSLGGVACIAVAASDTRVKALMTIAAPAHPDLQHLFEPDMVKRWKRQGVADIPLYPKGHVRVRYNFLEDFRKYDATEIIRQVRVPALFVQGARDDVVPPRNTQALYDNAGGPRKLELVPGAEHLFLDNASIQHMVRTGVEWFRQRLARVLAPHPRAVLDSERPIYPTPRRHTMEAEVKQGTEAKITQEMVNELLAVKGKEFSTKGQWNAEAGKDSIRHWVEGIGDMNPLYQDEEYGKKTRFGGVTAPFSFLLSCEGRAGRVGMPGIHALHAGVRFVNYKPIRAGETIVTTGGLHDLVEKKSSSFAGRTFIQTWFKNFRNQKGDLLSTLYEFFVRSERKTASDKGKYQGVTKHKWTEAELQEIWKGIEAEEVRGATPRYWEDVKVGDDLRPVVKGPLTMSDVVAFKMGWGSQLVHHIRANEVRYWMMKRHPGIPIRNKLNVPDCPEAVHMDDDFAIRIGFPGWYDYGPQRVSWVANIVTNWVGDDGWVKEFYAEVRRPNIEGDVQWCKGKVTRKWVEGNEHLVACDVWAENQRGEITAPGNSVVVLPSRG; encoded by the coding sequence ATGCCCACCACGCGCGTCACCTTCCCCAACCTTCGCGGCCAGACACTCGTGGGCCTTCTGGAGAAGCCCGACGCGTCCACCGGCAAGCTTCCCGCCGTCGTCCTCTGCCACGGCTTCACCGGCTTCAAAGAGGTCAAGTATCTGGTCCGGCTTGCCCAGGCCCTGCGCGACGCCGGTTTCGCATGCCTGCGCTTCGACTACGCGGACGGCATCGGCGAGAGCGATGGAAGCTGTGAGGACATGCTGCTCACCCATCAGATTGAGGACACCTTCGCGGCGATCAACTTCCTAGAGGCCGACCCGAACGTTGACGGACAGCGCATCGGCCTGGCGGGCCACTCGCTGGGAGGCGTGGCCTGCATCGCCGTCGCCGCGTCGGACACGCGCGTGAAGGCGCTGATGACCATCGCCGCACCCGCGCACCCGGACTTGCAGCACCTCTTCGAGCCCGACATGGTGAAGCGCTGGAAACGCCAGGGGGTCGCCGATATCCCCCTGTACCCCAAGGGCCACGTCCGCGTCCGCTACAACTTCCTGGAGGACTTCCGCAAGTACGACGCGACGGAGATCATCCGCCAGGTCCGCGTGCCCGCGCTCTTCGTCCAGGGCGCGCGGGACGATGTCGTCCCTCCGCGCAACACGCAGGCCCTGTACGACAACGCGGGCGGCCCCCGGAAGCTGGAGCTAGTACCGGGCGCGGAGCACCTCTTCCTGGACAACGCGAGCATCCAGCACATGGTCCGCACAGGCGTGGAGTGGTTCCGGCAGCGCCTGGCCCGTGTCCTTGCGCCACACCCACGGGCGGTGCTAGACTCCGAGCGGCCCATATACCCAACCCCAAGGAGGCACACCATGGAAGCCGAGGTCAAGCAAGGCACAGAGGCCAAAATCACTCAGGAGATGGTTAACGAGCTTCTCGCCGTCAAGGGTAAGGAGTTCTCCACCAAGGGACAGTGGAACGCCGAGGCGGGCAAAGACTCGATCCGCCACTGGGTTGAGGGCATCGGCGACATGAATCCGCTGTACCAGGACGAGGAGTATGGGAAGAAGACGCGCTTCGGCGGCGTCACCGCGCCGTTCAGCTTCCTGCTGAGCTGCGAGGGCAGGGCCGGCCGCGTGGGCATGCCGGGTATCCACGCCCTGCACGCGGGCGTCCGCTTCGTCAACTATAAGCCCATCCGCGCGGGCGAAACCATCGTCACCACCGGAGGACTGCATGACCTGGTGGAGAAGAAGAGCAGCAGCTTCGCGGGGCGGACATTCATCCAGACATGGTTCAAGAACTTCCGCAATCAAAAAGGCGATCTGCTTTCGACGCTGTATGAGTTCTTTGTTCGATCGGAGCGCAAGACGGCCAGCGATAAGGGAAAGTACCAAGGAGTCACCAAGCACAAGTGGACCGAGGCGGAGCTGCAGGAGATATGGAAGGGCATTGAGGCGGAGGAGGTCCGCGGCGCGACGCCCCGCTACTGGGAGGACGTCAAAGTGGGAGACGATCTGAGGCCGGTGGTCAAAGGCCCGCTCACCATGTCGGACGTCGTCGCCTTCAAAATGGGCTGGGGCAGCCAGCTTGTACACCATATTCGCGCCAACGAGGTACGCTACTGGATGATGAAGCGCCACCCGGGCATCCCCATCCGGAACAAGCTCAACGTGCCGGACTGCCCTGAGGCCGTGCACATGGACGACGATTTCGCCATCCGCATCGGATTCCCTGGCTGGTATGACTACGGCCCGCAGCGCGTCTCGTGGGTCGCCAACATCGTGACGAACTGGGTTGGCGACGACGGCTGGGTCAAGGAGTTCTACGCCGAGGTACGCCGCCCGAACATCGAAGGGGACGTGCAGTGGTGCAAGGGCAAGGTGACGCGCAAGTGGGTCGAGGGCAACGAGCACCTGGTGGCGTGCGACGTCTGGGCGGAGAACCAGCGGGGCGAGATCACCGCGCCGGGCAACTCGGTGGTCGTCCTGCCGTCGCGGGGCTAG
- a CDS encoding thiamine pyrophosphate-binding protein codes for MSIPSKDLARLVYQELRACGIRHVVGVPDRETAALWQCFVEAKDAKVITACREGEAVGICAGLHLTGHQPLYCVKNFGFFESLDTFRVLAVDLRTPLLMFIGYAGRARPGFEEELRARRGDAASQIILAGQWTEKILQAIDVPHYTIDKPDDVQFVRRAVQQATAESRPVALLGELP; via the coding sequence TTGTCCATACCTTCGAAAGACCTGGCCCGCCTGGTGTACCAAGAGCTACGCGCCTGCGGCATCCGCCACGTGGTCGGCGTGCCGGACCGAGAGACTGCCGCTCTCTGGCAATGCTTCGTCGAGGCCAAGGACGCGAAGGTGATTACGGCCTGTCGCGAGGGAGAGGCGGTGGGCATTTGCGCGGGGCTGCACCTGACAGGACACCAGCCGCTCTACTGCGTTAAGAACTTCGGCTTCTTCGAGTCCCTGGACACATTTCGTGTTCTGGCGGTGGACCTGCGAACACCTCTGCTCATGTTCATCGGCTATGCTGGTAGAGCGCGGCCCGGCTTCGAGGAGGAACTGCGGGCCCGCCGGGGCGACGCGGCCTCGCAGATCATACTGGCGGGCCAGTGGACAGAGAAGATACTGCAGGCCATTGACGTTCCGCACTACACGATAGACAAACCGGACGACGTGCAATTCGTACGCCGCGCGGTGCAGCAGGCCACCGCCGAGTCGCGGCCCGTGGCCCTGCTCGGCGAACTGCCCTAG